One Coccinella septempunctata chromosome X, icCocSept1.1, whole genome shotgun sequence genomic window carries:
- the LOC123321668 gene encoding ras-related protein Rap-2a → MREFKVVVLGSGGVGKSALTVQFVSGCFMEKYDPTIEDFYRKEIEVDNSPCVLEILDTAGTEQFASMRDLYIKNGQGFVVVYSLTNHQTFQDIRTMKELITRVKGTERVPILLVANKVDLDHQREVTSSEGSSLAAQWGCPFIEASAKNRTNVNEVFAEIVREMNFSPEKEKKTYCCCSLL, encoded by the coding sequence ATGCGTGAGTTTAAAGTTGTCGTGTTAGGTTCGGGTGGGGTTGGAAAGAGTGCATTGACAGTACAATTCGTTTCTGgttgttttatggaaaaatacgACCCGACCATCGAGGACTTTTATCGTAAGGAGATCGAAGTGGACAACTCTCCCTGTGTGTTAGAAATTTTAGACACCGCTGGTACAGAACAATTCGCCAGCATGCGCGACCTCTACATAAAGAATGGCCAGGGCTTCGTAGTGGTATATAGTTTAACAAACCATCAAACATTTCAAGATATTCGGACAATGAAGGAATTGATAACCAGAGTTAAAGGTACCGAGAGAGTTCCCATTTTACTTGTAGCGAATAAGGTAGATTTGGACCACCAGCGAGAAGTGACTTCTTCAGAAGGCAGCAGTCTCGCCGCACAATGGGGATGCCCCTTCATCGAGGCGAGTGCTAAGAATCGAACGAATGTCAACGAGGTGTTTGCAGAGATCGTGCGTGAGATGAACTTTAGtccagaaaaagaaaaaaagacttATTGTTGTTGCAGTTTACTCTAA